One genomic window of Bacillota bacterium includes the following:
- a CDS encoding YgeY family selenium metabolism-linked hydrolase yields MPVEIVSTVKQYLGARRGDLLSFLRQIIAIPSPTGSEGDVAKRVGEEMTRLGYDEVFVDQIGNAVGRIGHGPIKVLFDAHMDTVGADQPGWTVDPYAGVIDGDTLYGLGSCDDKGSLSGMVYGAAALKAAGFPTDQASIYIVGAVGEESCEGLGVGHLITKGGIRPDFVVIGESSSLGVRHGHRGRALLSVTYQGKPCHASVPHLGDNPLDKIIPLLAGVKPLNQRFLEDPFLGRGSAVVTSVEVSSASLNSVPAAARVYIDRRMTIGETRERILDEIKSVLGGYEATIEVVKVDQPSYTGYPRGGEEFFPPWALPVEHPLVQAGIEAARAALGREPDVGRWDFSTDGTFTAGAAKIPTIGFGPGDGKWCHSPNEQVPISQLITAAGFYALVPWALAQSRRA; encoded by the coding sequence ATGCCGGTTGAGATCGTTTCCACGGTAAAGCAGTACCTCGGCGCCAGGCGGGGAGACCTGCTCTCCTTCCTCCGCCAGATCATCGCCATCCCCAGCCCGACCGGGAGCGAGGGAGACGTCGCCAAACGGGTCGGCGAAGAGATGACCCGCCTTGGCTACGACGAGGTCTTCGTCGACCAGATTGGGAACGCCGTCGGCCGGATCGGGCACGGACCGATCAAGGTCCTCTTCGACGCTCACATGGACACGGTCGGGGCCGACCAGCCGGGCTGGACGGTCGATCCGTACGCCGGGGTGATCGACGGGGACACCCTCTACGGGCTCGGCTCGTGCGATGACAAGGGGAGCCTGTCCGGGATGGTCTATGGGGCGGCCGCCCTCAAGGCCGCCGGGTTCCCGACCGACCAGGCGTCGATCTACATCGTCGGCGCCGTCGGTGAGGAGAGCTGCGAAGGCCTGGGGGTCGGCCATCTGATCACCAAGGGAGGGATCCGCCCGGACTTCGTCGTCATCGGGGAGTCCTCCAGCTTGGGCGTCCGCCATGGGCACCGGGGCCGGGCCCTGCTTTCCGTGACCTATCAGGGCAAGCCTTGCCACGCCAGCGTCCCGCACCTGGGCGACAACCCACTCGACAAGATCATCCCGCTTCTGGCCGGGGTCAAGCCGCTCAACCAGCGCTTCCTGGAGGACCCGTTCCTCGGCCGGGGCAGCGCCGTGGTCACCAGCGTCGAGGTCAGCTCGGCCTCCCTGAACAGCGTTCCGGCGGCGGCCAGGGTCTATATCGACCGTCGGATGACCATCGGGGAGACGAGGGAGCGGATCCTCGACGAGATCAAGAGCGTCCTGGGCGGCTATGAGGCGACGATCGAGGTCGTCAAGGTCGACCAGCCGAGTTACACCGGCTACCCGCGGGGCGGCGAGGAGTTCTTCCCGCCGTGGGCCCTGCCGGTGGAGCACCCGCTGGTCCAGGCCGGGATCGAGGCTGCCCGGGCGGCCCTCGGCCGGGAGCCGGACGTCGGCCGATGGGATTTCAGCACCGACGGCACCTTCACCGCCGGCGCCGCCAAGATCCCAACCATCGGCTTCGGTCCGGGGGACGGCAAGTGGTGTCATTCCCCGAACGAACAAGTGCCCATCAGCCAGCTCATCACGGCCGCCGGTTTCTATGCCCTGGTACCCTGGGCCCTGGCCCAGTCCCGCCGGGCTTGA
- a CDS encoding UbiD family decarboxylase — protein sequence MTAEIHDLRSFLKVLEDVGQLTRIDREVDLHDELGAVLQALERAGLGAGYFSRVKDRSMPVVGGLLGSVDRIALALGCAKPEIVDRMGAALDPRNAIEPTLVDSAPFQTNVMRKDVDLGRLSIPKHAPGDAGPFITGGVVVSRDPDGTRQNLSYQRMQVKGPDKLGLMINEWRHLKGFVEKTEARGQALPFAVAIGLDPAISIAAGCRYDDDELAVAGAIRGRPVPVVKGLTSDILVPAEAEIIIEAEIPPGVREDEGPLAEFTGHYGAPWPSWVARVKAIQYRDGAIFQTIAGASFEHVNLGNVLPREPLIKRFVSHVAKNVRAVHIPPYGSGFMALVAIDKVNPGEPKNVALAAMTAHVNLKNVVVFDGDVNIFDPADVLWALNTRVKADRDVFVVPFAQGHELDPTSDKRGVQTKLGIDATQKDERGEILQRARYPEIDLSRYLK from the coding sequence TTGACCGCTGAGATCCATGACCTCCGGTCCTTCCTGAAGGTCCTTGAGGACGTCGGACAACTGACCCGGATCGACCGTGAGGTCGACCTCCACGACGAGCTCGGTGCCGTCCTGCAGGCCCTGGAGCGGGCCGGGCTGGGGGCCGGCTACTTCAGCCGGGTCAAGGACCGCTCGATGCCGGTCGTCGGCGGCCTTCTGGGCTCCGTCGACCGGATCGCCCTGGCCCTCGGGTGTGCCAAGCCGGAGATCGTCGACCGCATGGGGGCCGCCCTCGACCCGAGGAACGCGATCGAGCCGACCCTCGTCGACTCGGCCCCCTTCCAGACCAACGTCATGCGGAAGGACGTCGACCTCGGGCGCCTGTCCATCCCGAAGCACGCTCCGGGCGACGCCGGTCCGTTCATCACCGGCGGGGTGGTCGTCTCGCGCGACCCCGACGGGACCCGCCAGAATCTGTCCTATCAGAGGATGCAGGTCAAGGGCCCGGATAAGCTCGGACTGATGATCAACGAATGGCGGCACCTCAAGGGGTTCGTCGAGAAGACCGAGGCCCGGGGCCAGGCCCTGCCCTTCGCCGTGGCCATCGGTCTTGACCCGGCCATTTCCATCGCCGCCGGGTGCCGCTACGACGACGATGAGCTGGCCGTCGCCGGGGCCATCCGGGGCCGCCCGGTGCCCGTCGTCAAGGGCCTGACCAGTGACATCCTCGTCCCCGCCGAGGCGGAGATAATCATCGAAGCCGAGATCCCGCCCGGGGTGCGCGAGGATGAGGGCCCGCTGGCCGAGTTCACCGGGCACTACGGGGCCCCCTGGCCGAGTTGGGTCGCCCGGGTCAAGGCCATCCAGTACCGTGACGGGGCCATCTTCCAGACCATCGCCGGGGCCTCCTTCGAGCACGTCAACCTGGGCAACGTCCTACCCCGCGAACCCCTGATCAAGCGGTTCGTCAGCCATGTGGCCAAGAATGTCCGGGCCGTCCACATTCCTCCGTACGGCAGCGGTTTCATGGCCCTGGTGGCGATCGACAAGGTCAATCCCGGGGAGCCCAAGAACGTCGCCCTGGCGGCGATGACCGCCCATGTCAACCTGAAGAACGTGGTCGTCTTCGACGGCGACGTGAACATCTTCGACCCGGCCGACGTCCTCTGGGCCCTGAACACGAGGGTCAAGGCGGACCGCGACGTCTTCGTCGTCCCCTTCGCCCAGGGGCACGAACTCGACCCGACCTCCGACAAGCGCGGCGTCCAGACCAAGCTCGGGATCGACGCCACCCAGAAAGACGAGCGTGGTGAGATTCTCCAGCGAGCCCGCTATCCCGAGATAGACCTGAGCCGTTACCTCAAGTGA
- a CDS encoding flavodoxin family protein, protein MVKILGVSGSPRKSGTEYMVKEGLKAAEKIAGVTTEFIALRGKKIGFCLHCDRCLRKEVLWCPAHEEDDMKELYPKIAEADGYILGSPVYQMNMSGQMLTFLNRWRPLWPLIKDGHLKTRVGGALVVGGTRHGGQENALEAINNFFMCFGMLPVTGGPWAYNGGAVWSQDKKEQGVRDDEVGLATVRALGRRVGEVASLIAAGKTIYKMSPTLQG, encoded by the coding sequence ATGGTCAAGATACTCGGGGTTAGCGGCAGCCCACGGAAGTCCGGAACCGAGTACATGGTCAAGGAAGGCCTCAAAGCGGCCGAAAAGATCGCTGGGGTGACCACCGAGTTCATCGCCCTGAGGGGGAAGAAGATCGGCTTCTGTCTCCATTGTGACCGCTGCCTCCGGAAGGAAGTCCTGTGGTGCCCGGCCCATGAGGAAGACGACATGAAGGAACTCTATCCCAAGATCGCCGAGGCCGACGGGTACATCCTCGGCTCCCCGGTCTACCAGATGAACATGAGCGGGCAGATGCTGACCTTCCTCAACCGCTGGCGCCCGCTCTGGCCGCTGATCAAGGATGGCCACCTGAAGACGCGGGTCGGCGGCGCGCTGGTGGTCGGGGGAACCCGGCACGGCGGTCAGGAGAACGCCCTCGAGGCGATCAACAACTTCTTCATGTGCTTTGGGATGCTCCCGGTCACCGGCGGCCCCTGGGCTTACAACGGGGGCGCCGTCTGGTCCCAGGACAAGAAGGAACAGGGCGTCCGCGACGATGAGGTCGGCCTGGCCACCGTGCGCGCGCTCGGCCGCCGGGTGGGCGAGGTCGCCAGCTTGATCGCCGCCGGCAAGACGATTTACAAGATGTCTCCGACCCTTCAAGGCTGA
- a CDS encoding GntR family transcriptional regulator gives MYSLKSKPLYSKVLDSIVAMINDGAFSQDLLPSEDQLSKTLEVSRATVREALARLTREGVITKKQGIGNFIHRSALRAKMRTDIYADFVDLLESAGHVVEVIASKPRSVEADRETRQRLATEADFPLWSFDRLYLADGKPAIWARLSLRADRVNDDLKAVVNERRLRDLLTAVVDGGVAHSVLLFAPAVADPAINERLQVPPGTPMVTWDETFYDTNDRCFGFSVTTFNPAIVRLGMLRKWD, from the coding sequence ATGTATTCCCTCAAATCCAAGCCCCTGTATTCAAAGGTCCTTGACAGCATCGTGGCGATGATCAACGACGGCGCCTTCTCGCAAGACCTGCTGCCCTCGGAAGACCAGCTCTCCAAGACGCTGGAGGTCAGCCGGGCGACGGTCAGGGAGGCCCTGGCCCGCCTGACCCGGGAAGGGGTCATCACCAAGAAGCAGGGCATCGGGAACTTCATCCACCGGAGCGCCCTGCGGGCCAAAATGCGGACCGACATCTACGCCGACTTCGTCGACCTGCTCGAGAGCGCCGGCCACGTGGTCGAGGTTATCGCCAGCAAGCCCCGGTCGGTCGAGGCCGACCGGGAGACGAGACAGCGCCTGGCGACCGAGGCCGACTTCCCCCTGTGGTCCTTCGACCGCCTCTACCTGGCCGACGGAAAGCCGGCCATCTGGGCGCGCCTCAGCCTGCGGGCCGACCGGGTGAACGACGACCTCAAGGCAGTGGTCAACGAGAGGCGGTTGCGCGACCTGTTGACCGCCGTGGTCGATGGCGGAGTGGCCCACTCGGTCCTCCTCTTCGCGCCGGCCGTCGCCGATCCGGCCATCAATGAGAGACTTCAGGTCCCCCCGGGGACCCCCATGGTCACCTGGGACGAGACTTTCTACGATACCAACGATCGCTGTTTCGGCTTCAGCGTGACGACCTTCAACCCGGCCATCGTCCGCTTGGGGATGTTGCGCAAGTGGGACTGA
- a CDS encoding aldehyde ferredoxin oxidoreductase C-terminal domain-containing protein — translation MRILRVDLSKRSWRDQDLTGEAAILGGRGLCAAIVSREIPAGCDPLGYQNHLVIAGGALAGFNLSSAGRASFGAKSPLTGGIKEANAGGTAAEALAGLGLRGVVLEGLLPAGPMAVLVIDGDGCRFVDASPYCGLGNFALAGRLFADFGRDYSLITIGQAGERRSKAAALAVSDAEGRPSRMAARGGLGAVLGAKGLKAVMIARKTGQKPVPADREAFAEARKAYHQTVASSDRIQVLAKYGTASTMMVTNSIGALPTRNFSAGVFAGAENLSGERLYEVITARGGQGTPTHACMEGCVIRCSNCFAGPDGREVVAPIEYETLGMMGSNLGLDSLDDVAQLNFRCNDYGLDTIETGAALGVLAECGQVAFGDGAGFIALLEEVAADTKRGRLIADGAEAVGRAFGAKRVPVAKGQAVSAYDPRGVKGTGVTYATSPMGGDHTAGLTVFANVDHHATAGQAALSAQMQVGRAYYDALGLCTFLQSAIGGRPGLILDLLNKAYGLNLKDDYLSTLGRRVISTELAYNDRIGLSRPGLPDFFTQEKLGPDGLTFDVPQEEMERIIADFRTAEPLKLEGSK, via the coding sequence ATGAGGATCCTCCGGGTCGACCTCAGCAAGCGGTCGTGGCGGGATCAGGACTTGACCGGCGAAGCGGCGATCCTGGGCGGGCGAGGGCTGTGCGCGGCCATCGTCAGCCGGGAGATCCCGGCCGGCTGCGACCCATTGGGCTATCAGAACCACCTGGTCATCGCCGGCGGCGCTCTGGCCGGGTTCAACCTGTCGAGTGCCGGGAGGGCCTCCTTCGGGGCCAAGAGCCCGCTCACCGGCGGGATCAAAGAAGCCAACGCCGGCGGCACGGCCGCCGAGGCCTTGGCCGGCTTGGGACTGAGGGGCGTGGTCCTGGAAGGGCTCCTGCCGGCCGGACCGATGGCCGTGCTGGTCATCGACGGTGACGGCTGCCGCTTCGTCGATGCCTCGCCCTACTGCGGACTTGGCAATTTCGCGCTGGCGGGGAGGCTATTTGCCGACTTCGGCCGGGATTACAGTCTAATTACCATCGGTCAGGCCGGGGAACGCCGGTCCAAGGCGGCGGCCCTGGCCGTCAGCGACGCCGAGGGCCGGCCGAGCAGGATGGCGGCCCGTGGCGGCCTCGGAGCGGTACTGGGGGCCAAAGGCCTGAAGGCCGTGATGATCGCCAGGAAGACCGGCCAAAAGCCGGTGCCGGCGGACCGGGAAGCCTTCGCCGAGGCCCGGAAAGCCTATCATCAAACGGTGGCCAGTAGTGATCGGATCCAGGTCCTGGCCAAGTACGGCACCGCCTCGACGATGATGGTGACCAACTCCATCGGCGCCCTGCCGACGAGGAACTTCAGCGCCGGGGTGTTCGCCGGGGCTGAGAACCTCAGCGGGGAGAGACTCTACGAAGTGATCACCGCCCGCGGCGGCCAGGGGACACCCACCCACGCCTGCATGGAAGGGTGCGTCATCCGCTGCTCCAATTGCTTCGCCGGGCCCGACGGCCGCGAGGTGGTCGCCCCCATCGAATACGAAACTCTCGGGATGATGGGCTCTAACCTGGGCCTCGATTCCCTCGACGACGTGGCTCAGCTCAACTTCAGGTGCAATGACTATGGCCTCGACACCATCGAGACCGGCGCCGCCCTGGGGGTCTTGGCCGAATGCGGCCAAGTGGCTTTCGGCGACGGGGCCGGGTTCATCGCCCTCCTTGAGGAGGTGGCCGCCGACACCAAGCGCGGCCGACTCATCGCCGACGGCGCCGAGGCCGTCGGGCGGGCTTTCGGGGCGAAACGGGTGCCGGTGGCCAAGGGGCAGGCCGTCTCGGCCTATGACCCGCGCGGGGTCAAGGGAACCGGGGTGACCTACGCCACCTCGCCGATGGGCGGCGACCATACCGCCGGGCTGACCGTCTTTGCCAACGTCGACCATCACGCCACCGCGGGACAGGCCGCCCTGTCCGCGCAGATGCAGGTCGGACGGGCCTACTACGATGCCCTCGGCCTGTGCACCTTCCTGCAGAGCGCCATCGGAGGCCGGCCGGGTCTGATCCTTGACCTGCTGAACAAGGCCTATGGCCTGAATCTGAAGGACGATTACCTGTCGACCCTCGGCCGCCGGGTCATCTCCACCGAACTGGCCTACAACGACCGGATCGGGCTCAGCCGGCCCGGACTGCCCGACTTCTTCACCCAGGAGAAGCTGGGCCCGGACGGCCTGACCTTCGACGTGCCGCAGGAGGAGATGGAGCGGATCATCGCCGATTTTCGCACCGCTGAGCCCCTCAAGCTGGAGGGATCGAAGTGA
- the argF gene encoding ornithine carbamoyltransferase, with protein sequence MKTTLTGKHLIRLQDWSNEDIETLMQIALELKMKKALNIPHHVLRDKTLFMLFFEESTRTRNAFESGMTQLGGHAIYLTPKATQIDHGETPKDTIKVLSRMGHGIGIRWCDLGKGNKYISEIAKWSDMPVFNMQDDMWHPTQGLADLLTIKEKFGNNLRGLKFVCSWTFAPKYVRPLSMPQELVTLMPRFGMDVTLAIPPEFKMLPEVMKMAEENAKKAGAKFEVVNDMDEAFKDADIVYPKSWGPLAYTRDEKEGLALIDKYPSWVVNEKRMELTKPSSIYMHCMPADRGIEVTDGVMDGPHSVIYDEAENRLHAHKALMAATMA encoded by the coding sequence ATGAAGACGACCCTCACGGGCAAGCACCTCATCCGCCTGCAAGACTGGAGCAACGAAGACATCGAGACGCTGATGCAGATCGCCCTGGAACTGAAGATGAAGAAGGCCCTGAACATCCCGCACCACGTCCTCCGGGACAAGACCCTGTTCATGCTGTTCTTCGAGGAATCGACCCGGACCCGCAACGCCTTCGAGTCGGGGATGACCCAGCTCGGCGGGCACGCCATCTACCTCACCCCGAAGGCCACCCAGATCGACCACGGCGAGACCCCGAAGGACACCATCAAGGTCCTCAGCCGGATGGGTCACGGCATCGGCATCCGCTGGTGCGACCTGGGCAAGGGCAACAAGTACATCTCGGAGATCGCCAAGTGGTCCGACATGCCCGTCTTCAACATGCAGGATGATATGTGGCACCCGACCCAGGGCCTGGCCGACCTGCTGACGATCAAGGAGAAGTTCGGGAACAACCTTCGCGGCCTGAAGTTCGTCTGCTCCTGGACCTTCGCCCCGAAATACGTCCGTCCGCTGTCGATGCCGCAGGAACTGGTCACCCTGATGCCGCGCTTCGGCATGGACGTCACCCTGGCCATCCCGCCGGAGTTCAAGATGCTGCCCGAGGTCATGAAGATGGCCGAGGAGAACGCCAAGAAGGCCGGGGCCAAGTTCGAAGTCGTCAACGACATGGACGAGGCCTTCAAGGACGCCGACATCGTCTACCCGAAGAGCTGGGGCCCGCTGGCCTATACCCGGGACGAGAAAGAGGGCCTGGCCCTCATCGACAAGTACCCGAGCTGGGTGGTCAACGAGAAGCGGATGGAGCTGACCAAGCCGAGCTCGATCTACATGCACTGCATGCCGGCCGACCGCGGGATCGAAGTCACCGACGGGGTCATGGACGGCCCGCATTCGGTCATCTACGACGAAGCCGAGAACCGCCTGCACGCCCACAAGGCGCTGATGGCGGCGACGATGGCCTGA
- a CDS encoding amidohydrolase has protein sequence MTRLLIKNATVVTVDPERRVLRDGAVAIEGDRIIAVGPTDDVAARHPAERTIDGRGRVVFPGLVNTHNHLFQTMLKGLGDDRVLSDWFANMTAPSAVSLDEETVYYAGMIGCLDGLRSGTTTMLDYFYPHPKAGLDDQIIAAFRDTGIRGIFGRGMMDTGAEFGVPKGIMQDTETILADCRRVFETYNDSANGRIKVWFAPAALWSGSRELFVGVSRLAKDYGTGVTIHVSETPFDRESAFKLHGATEMDFLESVGLLGPRLIMVHCVYLTPREIRMAKHYDVKISHNPVSNLYLSSGVAPITEAMASGVTVGLATDGAASNNTNDMIEVLKFTALMHKGHYLDPTIITAEKVLEMATIDGARAVGLDKEIGSVEPGKKADLFIFNPRRSPKSMPYHHPVSTLVYSAGEEGVETVVVDGRVVLADGRFTELDEDGILARSQELADRLVERAGTGALRVRPWRSLSY, from the coding sequence GTGACCAGGCTCCTGATCAAGAACGCCACCGTCGTCACCGTCGACCCCGAGCGGCGGGTCCTTCGGGACGGCGCCGTCGCCATCGAGGGCGACCGGATCATCGCCGTGGGGCCCACCGACGACGTGGCCGCCCGGCATCCGGCCGAGCGGACCATCGACGGGCGGGGCAGAGTCGTCTTCCCGGGCCTCGTCAACACCCACAACCACCTCTTCCAGACGATGCTCAAGGGTCTCGGGGACGACCGGGTCCTGTCGGACTGGTTCGCCAACATGACCGCGCCGTCGGCCGTCTCCCTCGACGAGGAGACCGTCTACTATGCGGGGATGATCGGCTGCCTGGACGGCCTGCGCAGCGGGACGACGACGATGCTCGATTACTTCTACCCGCATCCGAAGGCCGGTCTGGACGACCAGATCATCGCCGCTTTTCGGGACACCGGGATCCGCGGGATCTTCGGCCGCGGGATGATGGATACCGGGGCGGAGTTCGGTGTGCCCAAGGGGATCATGCAGGACACCGAGACGATCCTGGCCGATTGCCGCCGGGTCTTCGAAACTTACAACGACTCGGCCAACGGCCGGATCAAGGTCTGGTTCGCCCCGGCCGCCCTCTGGTCGGGAAGCCGGGAGCTCTTCGTAGGAGTCAGCCGATTGGCCAAGGACTACGGGACCGGGGTCACCATCCACGTCTCGGAGACCCCCTTCGACCGGGAATCGGCCTTCAAACTGCACGGGGCGACGGAGATGGACTTCCTGGAGTCGGTCGGTCTCCTGGGGCCGCGGCTGATCATGGTCCACTGCGTCTACCTGACCCCCAGAGAGATCCGGATGGCCAAGCACTACGACGTGAAGATCTCCCACAACCCGGTCTCCAACCTCTACCTGAGTTCCGGCGTGGCCCCGATCACCGAAGCGATGGCCTCCGGCGTCACCGTCGGCCTGGCCACCGACGGGGCCGCCTCCAACAACACCAACGACATGATCGAGGTCCTCAAGTTCACCGCCCTCATGCACAAGGGGCACTACCTCGACCCGACGATCATCACCGCCGAGAAGGTCCTGGAGATGGCGACCATCGATGGAGCCAGGGCGGTGGGTCTGGACAAGGAGATCGGTTCCGTGGAGCCCGGGAAGAAGGCCGACCTGTTCATCTTCAACCCGAGGCGGTCTCCCAAGTCGATGCCCTACCACCATCCCGTCTCGACGCTGGTCTACTCGGCCGGCGAGGAGGGCGTGGAGACGGTCGTCGTCGACGGCCGGGTGGTTCTGGCCGACGGCCGGTTCACCGAACTCGACGAGGACGGCATCCTCGCCCGCAGCCAGGAGCTGGCCGACCGGCTGGTTGAACGAGCCGGCACCGGAGCCCTCCGGGTCCGGCCGTGGCGCAGCCTGTCATACTGA